In the Juglans microcarpa x Juglans regia isolate MS1-56 chromosome 6D, Jm3101_v1.0, whole genome shotgun sequence genome, one interval contains:
- the LOC121235555 gene encoding superoxide dismutase [Mn], mitochondrial-like produces the protein MDDSSTIVWLQSAIKFNSGGHINHSIIWKNLSQVKAKLGGEPPKPSLCSAIDTLYGSLDVLIQKVNVEGTALQGSGQWLALDKEWKQLSVETTTDQDPLVTRRSALVSLIRIDVWEHIYYLQYRDVKSNYLKNIWKVINWKYASKIYEKEYPRDNNKLLVLWLGFLLNVGSGLFDLDLSVGLFASIIALFGGFFASGFKRAFKIKILMNLTLKQQQALYIKLGEILHEILVGKS, from the exons ATGGATGATTCTTCCACCATCGTCTGGCTTCAGAGTGCCATCAAATTTAACAGTGGAg GTCATATAAACCACTCGATTATTTGGAAGAATCTGTCACAAGTTAAAGCAA AACTAGGTGGAGAGCCGCCAAAGCCTTCCCTGTGCTCAGCCATTGACACACTATATGGTTCTCTCGATGTGTTGATTCAGAAAGTCAATGTAGAAGGTACTGCCTTGCAAGG ttctgGACAATGGCTTGCTCTGGATAAAGAGTGGAAGCAGCTCTCAGTTGAAACCACTACAGACCAG GATCCACTTGTAACTAGAAGATCAGCTTTGGTCTCGCTGATTAGAATAGATGTTTGGGAGCATATATACTACCTGCAG TACCGTGATGTGAAATCCAATTATCTAAAGAACATATGGAAGGTTATTAACTGGAAATATGCAAGCAAAATTTATGAGAAAGAGTATCCTCGAGACAACAATAAGCTCTTAGTATTGTGGTTAGGCTTTTTACTGAATGTCGGATCTG GTTTGTTCGATTTGGATCTCTCTGTTGGCTTGTTTGCATCTATTATAGCACTTTTTGGAGGCTTCTTTGCCAGTGGTTTCAAAAGAGCCTTTAAAATCAAG atattgatGAACCTCACTTTGAAGCAGCAGCAAGCTCTCTACATAAAGCTTGGGGAGATCTTGCACGAGATACTTGTGGGAAAGTCTTAG
- the LOC121235282 gene encoding very-long-chain aldehyde decarbonylase CER1-like, whose product MASKPGVLTNWPWTPLGSFKYLILAPWAINGTFLLLSMEKSERDLSCFLIFPFLLWKMLHNQIWISLSRYWTAKAGNRSIVDKGLEFDQIDRESNWDDQILFNGILMYLAYKSKTLDPSRLPVWRTDGVILTILMHAGPVEFLY is encoded by the exons ATGGCTTCTAAACCAGGAGTTCTCACCAACTGGCCATGGACGCCTCTTGGAAGCTTTAAG TACCTGATCCTGGCTCCTTGGGCTATTAATGGTACATTCTTACTTTTAAGCATGGAGAAGAGCGAAAGGGACCTTTCCTGCTTCCTCATATTCCCTTTTCTACTATGGAAGATGCTTCACAACCAGATATGGATTAGCCTCTCTCGTTACTGGACTGCTAAAGCTGGCAACCGCTCCATCGTCGACAAGGGCCTTGAATTCGATCAAATCGACAGAGAAAGCAATTG gGATGATCAAATATTATTCAATGGAATACTGATGTACCTAGCTTATAAAAGCAAGACATTAGATCCTTCACGCTTGCCTGTGTGGAGGACAGATGGAGTAATATTGACAATTCTGATGCATGCTGGTCCCGTTGAGTTTCTCTACTAG